Part of the Candidatus Methylomirabilis lanthanidiphila genome is shown below.
CTTCCCTGAGGGCCTTGTGGATACCGGCGCGAAGCCGGACGACCTGAACAAAATCATTGAAGTGTCCAGCCTGAAGCGCGGCATCCTGCCGGTTATCGGTGAAGCTCAGAAGCTTTTGATCTCTGGCGTAGTAGCCGGCGTCGTTCAACCGGTTGAGAATCGAGAACGCGGTGATAGTTGTCGAGGTGCTGCGCCCCTCGCTTCCCAGTTTGGTCAGTTTTGTTCCTTCGTTTGTTTTCGTGTCGAAGAAGACACCGCCGGTTGGGTCGAAGAGCAGCGGCGCCTTCATGAACCAGCCCGACCACCTCAACGGCTCTGTTTCCGAGCAGTGTCCGAATTCGTCAAAGTAAAGCTTGGTGGGAAAGGAGGCCTTTTGCTTTGATTGCGGAACCGGTCCGCCTTTCGTCATGCGGAACCACGAAGGCGGCAAAAACTCCATATCCTCGGCGGGATCCCAGACGTCCTCGCCTATGATGAGGTAGCCGTCTGTTATCTCATCGTCTTCATCAGAGATCTCCCGGAATTCGCGCGGTTCTAACCGATTACCGTTACGGGACACGCAGATAAACGCATGACCTGTTGCGCGGCTGAACACATTGGGAAAGATGGGCTTCTTGTCGTCTTCGTCATGTTTGAAGACGCCTGGCTCCAGTGTGATGAACCGGTTCTCGTCCTGGTCGAGCGTCGTGTAGACCGAACCCGTTTGAGAGATGAACTGGTGTAACTTGAAGGGCAGTATCGTGTAGCGCTGCCCCTCATCCTGCAGCCCTTTGTTGACGGTGCTGATCCACTGCAGGAGTACCGCGAGAAACTGACGGCAAACCGCATCCGCCAATCCGGAATCCTCGGATAGCGCCGCGACGATCTCGCTGATCCTTTGGGGTGTACGGCGAGCGAGGTGGCCATCGCGCAATTCCAAGGCAACGCGGTTCTCCAGCCACACGGCAACCGGATGGGTCTTCAGTTGTTCGATTGATGTCTCCGGATTGATGCCCGACTGAATGGCCGCCGCAAGCGCTACGCGAGTTGGCATCGCGCCGGAAAACGAGAGTGATCGGTCCAACGTTTCGTTGATCACCTGTTCCGCGGAAAACGGCTTTCCGAAGAGCCTCGTCGCAACCCCCGCAACTTCTCCCCGTCGCGAGCCCGCGCTGCCGATGGACACCATGGTCGCGGACGTCCCGATACAGGTTACGTCATGGGTGCAGCGCGCCCGAATGCGACGGATCAGCATGGCTACATCCGCGCCTTGGCGACCGCGATAGGTGTGAAGTTCGTCGAAAACGAGGAAGCGCAGGTTCTCGAATATGGCGTCTCGAATAGACCGCTCCCGAATACGGGTCAGGAGCAACTCAAGCATCATGTAGTTGGTCAGGAGGACCTGGGGCGGGTTTTCCCGCATCTGCTGGCGCTTTTCCTCTTTTTCCTGCCCGGTGTACTGGCCAAAGGTAATCGGGAACTCTCTCGTGCCCGCTTCGTAGTTGTCCTTGTAGCGATTGAATTCCTCCGACTGCGAGTTGATCAGCGCGTTCATCGGATAGACCACGACAGATGTCACCCCCGGTGAGCCGGGATTGGAGAGCAGGTGGTGGAAAATCGAGCCGATGTAGGTGAGCGATTTGCCCGATCCCGTTCCGGACGTGACGATGAAATCCTTGCCGGCGGTACCCAGCTCGATCGCTTCTACCTGGTGCCGGTAAAGTGAATAACCCTTGAAGATGTCGGCGATGTCACGGTGCAAGGTGCCGTCGCGAGAGAGGTCTGCAACGCTCTTTGCCATCTCGAACGCCGGATTGAACTGGAGGAGTGGCTCGGGCCAGAGCTTTCCTTTTTCCAACTCCCCCTCAACGATGGCACGAATCGCCGGATCGTCAATGTTGAGAAAGCTGCGGATATACGTCTCATAATCCTTAACGATCTGCGAATGTGTGTGGAAAACATTCATAAGAGGTAGTCCGGTTGGTTAGGACAGGTTTTGGGTTCCCTTAACCCCAATAATTGTGAATCTTCATGTTTCATAATTTGGTTCATCCGGCAGGTTGGTGGGATGGTAGTCCGCTACTTCTAGCATACGTTCTTTGGTGGAAGCGTGCACCGTTTCGGATTTCGCTATTGCGCGTAAACATGTGCCAAAGGTCTTCCAGATGCCTTCATATGAGTCGTGCAACATGCCGCAAGGGTCTTTCTTCAATGCATTAACGGCGCTGGCTTTAAACCTCAAATTGTGCCCACACGCATGATCGATCATCCATTGCAATGCGATATCCGATAGCCCACATTTAGGGTACCCGCCGCCGACATCGGAATGTACGCCGGGAAACCACGTTTGTTTGACACGTATTTCGGTATTCCATTTCAGTACAGGGAAAAATATGCGTTTTTCATCAATCGCCATTGCGTGGTAACCTGCAACGACGCATTTAGGCAGATCGTTGTCGTTGAAATCGTCATCGGTTGTGGTTTTTACCGTATCCCACACACCCAGCATTTCTACCGGAATGTCGAAAAGCCTGCCTCTTTTCTTTAACTCCTTAATACTGAGGGCATCGCGCTTCAAGTAAAGTTGCCAGGCTCGCTCAACATCACGGGCTTTTCCCGGTACACCGCATTGCGCGATTAGTCCTGCCAACCGGCGTGCAGCATAAGCACCCCTGCTAAAGCCAAAAATAAACACCTTATTATCTTCTCTTGCCCAGTCCGTGTCCGCAAACCGTTTTCTCAAGAAGTGGTATGCGCCGAGAATTTGCCGATCCAGTCCTTTGCCATAAATACCACCGGGTAGTGCTTCCCAGTGCGCAGTACCGACGCCCTCTTCATAATGAGTAACCTGGTTTTTCGCGGTGCATGCGTTCAATAACTTTGCAACATTGGTGAGTGCCGTCTCATCGGTATCATTCCATGTGCCGTCGCAGCCAATGATTAAATTCCGGACGTTGGCCACTTTATCACCTCCCTTCAACAGTGTTAGTGAGCCGGCTGATATATTTCTTCGTCATCTTCCTGGTCCGGCGTGCCGTCACACCACCACTCAACGGTCTGTGGCACATAGAATCCCATCGAAATGATCGACACGAATGCATATACTGCATTGGTATGATAGCGTACACGATACAAGCCTCGACCGTTTTTGCACTTTTCCACCGGTGGCTCGGACCAAACGAAGCTATAATACGAACCATGTACGGTATGTGTGCCTGTTCTTGATTTCGGTGTTTTTTGGCCATCGCCTTCAATCGTCATAGTGGCGCAACCGGATATACTGACGATCATACAGCAGATCAACATCGCCCGAATAGTATTGACCATATCCCCCTCTTCCTTTCATCGTGGGATTCCGTTAACGAGGCTGTAGAAAAACTCCAAAAAAAAGTCCTTCGAGGCCTCAGCAACAGACCATGATTTTCCTTACTGCCCAACGGCTCCGAGCCTGCGGCTCTCTCTGAGCCGCGCGCTGTTTGTGCGCGTCGGCTCTTACCGGTTGTTGGGCAGTAAAATGCGGGCATCTATATTGCCAGGGCTGCGTCGATCTCAAGCATTACGATTGCTGTCTGGAAGACAACGCGACGCGCATCAATCCATTTTAGAGGTTCGCCTTCGCGCAGTGCTCCATGTTCCTGTCGCTGGACCAGATCGCTGACTGTGCCCCAGTAGATAATAAGCGCATCAAGGAACGCACGCACTTTATCACCCAGCTTCTGCGCATTGAGGACCGCCCGGATCCTGGAGACGGTCCTTGCCTTGTCGGCCTCGACGTTGGGGGGTCGGAAGCGCTCCACGAGGGCAGTCGCAAATTCTTGCATTGCCTCGCGGAGCAGGTGTCCGATCGTGGTGAGCGCCTTGTCACTGTCGTCGCTCCACAGAAGGTTTTCAGCCTCCTGCCATTTCGCATACGCAGAACGATACCGAGACTGAAAGGCGTGGCTCTGAATGTACTCGCGGATAGACACCTGGACGCGCTGCACCGGCTCACCACGACGGCGCATCATCTCCCCGTAGTAAGCAAACCCCTCGGGAGGTACGTAGAACCCCTTCAAGCGGGGCGAGGGATATGAGATCACGATCAGACCGACTCGGGCGAGCGTGTCAATGTCGCCTTCAAATATCCGGCGGTCAGTATTGATCCACCCCGGGTGAGCGAGCTGAACTCCAGCCGGTCCGAGAGTGTTGAGAATAATGAAGGGAACGCGTTCTGGACGCGGGACGCGCCTCTCTGCTTCGACGAGGTCACGGAAGAGTTGCTCTTGCTCAGGTTCCAGATTGACGCGTGACACGGACTGACTTCTCCCCTATCGTTTACTGATTATTCTGGTCGGCATATCCAACCCTGAAAACCTCAACAATTGCGGCGATTGTCCTGCCTTTCCAAGGGCTTGTCAAGCTGTCCACCGCCTGCCGTTGCCGACACACACTGGTCGCATAATCCCATTGTGGCTGCGGAGAAATGGGTGCCAGGGTCAGAGCGTCTGCTGGAATGCAAACCCCTCTCGCGCCTCTATGGAACACATGGTATGGATTAGTGTGGAGCGAGAAGCGTCAAGCGGTTGCTGACCATGCTTCGCAACGACACTGCGCGTTGAATTGCTTCACTTGCGGCTCGCAATGATGCCGCGGTAGCTCGGACCTTGCACCGTGCGCGGCCTTCATCGGGACCGGGGACTCTGCACTTGGCACCAGAAACCTTGGCGGTGACGTTCGAGTTTCTGAAGGGTCAGCTTGGCCATTTTGAGGTTAGGGGTAGGATGTGTAGCGGGACTCCAGGGCGGCTCGGGGTTGCTACACTCGCTAAAGATTTTCCCATTCCGCCACGGAAATGCCCGCCTCTCTGAGAATGGCCCGCAGAAGATGGCCTCCGATGTCGCCTCGATGGGGATTCGGAATCCGAATGCGGAGATGGCCTTTGGTCATGAACTGGTGTTTTCCGCCAGAAGATGGACCACGAAACCCAAGCTGGTGGAGGCCGCGAATCAAGGCCGCTCGAGTTGTGGGTCCAAGGCGCGGCATCAGGCAACTTCTTGGATGGTCAGGGTGATGCCGTCGATGGGTGGGAGCGGATGGCCCATTCTGAGTCCTAAGACAATCCACTCTTCCAAGACTTCTCGCAACTCCTCACGACAGGCTTCCAGCGTATCAGCCTGCGCCCACACCCCTTGAAAGCCTTCGATACTGGCAAAATATCCTTCTCCATCGGGCAGCATCTCATAGTGGGCTTTCCGTAGCGCGGCATTGATGTAAGTCGTTAGCATACGCACCTCTTTTCTCGGACACTCATGTTCCCTCCATTGAGGGAACCATCACATCCCACCCCGGAAGCCTGCAACGATTGCAGCGATTGTCCTGCCTTTCCAATGGCTTGTCAAGCTCCTCCAGTACAGAACTTTTTTGAGTCCCGGAGCCTATAACAACCTTTCACGGCGGATGAAAATCGCACTGATCTTGAAGACTGTGCCGTTTGCAGCGTTCGTTCTATCCGCTTGCCCCTCACCAGCCTTTTTGTTATCTTGGGGTGTTGACTATGGTCATCAAGGATGGCAAGTGGAACAGAGCAGCAGGTTCAGGGTGAGTGGCGAAAAAAAACTCCAACTTGGCGTACTGGTTTCCGGTCGGGGGAGTAACCTGCAGGCGATCATTGACGCCAGTCAGGCGGCGAAGATTGATGCGCTCGTCGCCATCGTCATCAGCGACGTGGCGGATGCCCGCGCACTGGAGTTGGCTCGGAGACATGGGATTGACGCGACATTCGTGGATCCGCGCCTTCACACGACCAGTGAAGAGTTTGATAGGACAGTTATCGATCTGCTGCGCAAGCGCGAGGTTGATCTGGTCTGTCTGGCCGGGTTCATGCGTCTGCTGAGCCCGCATTTCATTCGGGAATATCGGCACAACATTATGAATATTCACCCAGCGCTGCTCCCGGCCTTTCCTGGGCTACATGCCCAGCGCCAGGCGCTTCGGTATGGCGTAAAGGTTTCCGGCTGCACCGTTCACTTTGTAGATGAGGGGGTTGATACCGGCCCGATCATCATGCAGGCCGTCGTCCCGGTGCTGGACGACGATACCGACGAAAGCCTCTCGGCTCGTATCCTGACATACGAACACCAGATTTATCCGCAAGCGATCCAACTTTTCGCTGAGGGGCGGCTGGAGATTCGCGATCGTCGGGTAGTCTGCCATGGGACCGATACCCCGCAGCAATACGAAAAGTACACCTGGAGAGCCATAAATCCGTCATGATGTCGAATGAGTGCACAGACGATAAGGGTCTAGTACAGGTTCGGCGGGCCTTGATCAGCGTCTCCGATAAGGCTGGGCTGGTCGAACTGGCATCGACACTCCATAGCCTGTCCATTCAGATCATCTCGACCGGTGGAACGGCTCGCGTTCTGCGGGAATCCGATATCCCGGTGGTGGATGTGGCCGACATCACGGGCTTTCCCGAAATGTTAGACGGGCGAGTGAAAACACTCCACCCAAGGATTCATGCCGGCATCCTGGCAAGACGACGCAACCCCGAGCACCGGCGGCGACTGGAAGAGCTCGGCATTTCACCCATCGACCTCGTCATCATCAACCTCTACCCCTTCGAAGCCACGGTCTCTGAAGGCACCGCGACACTGGAAGACGCCATCGAGCAGATCGATATCGGCGGACCAAGCCTCATCCGGGCGGCAGCAAAGAATTTCGAGGATGTCGCGATTGTCGTTGATCCGACCGATTACGCGATAGTCGGTACGGAACTGCGGCAAGAGCGGGGCTGCCTGTCGCGGTCTCGCCGGTTGCATTTCGCCACAAAGGCCTTCGCGCGCGTCGCTCGCTACGACGCGCTGGTCACCGCCTATCTG
Proteins encoded:
- a CDS encoding phosphoribosylglycinamide formyltransferase, with the translated sequence MSGEKKLQLGVLVSGRGSNLQAIIDASQAAKIDALVAIVISDVADARALELARRHGIDATFVDPRLHTTSEEFDRTVIDLLRKREVDLVCLAGFMRLLSPHFIREYRHNIMNIHPALLPAFPGLHAQRQALRYGVKVSGCTVHFVDEGVDTGPIIMQAVVPVLDDDTDESLSARILTYEHQIYPQAIQLFAEGRLEIRDRRVVCHGTDTPQQYEKYTWRAINPS